One window of the Cryptomeria japonica chromosome 7, Sugi_1.0, whole genome shotgun sequence genome contains the following:
- the LOC131028399 gene encoding nudix hydrolase 2-like: MRNDASRFADSLKASLSQWARQVGFGYHHAEPSYVMLVHWIPQTPPTISDNASHQAGVVAFVFNEEGEVLVVQEMCGPYKDFGLWKMPTGRINQGEGIKEGAVREVQEETGINTEFVQVVGFRDGHNTPFGKSDLLFVCMLRSLSSNIVVQDTKISAAKWMAMEEFASQPNLNQRVCCQCQRTM; the protein is encoded by the exons ATGCGGAACGATGCTTCTCGTTTTGCAGATTCACTCAAGGCATCACTTTCTCAATGGGCACGCCAG GTGGGATTTGGGTACCACCACGCAGAGCCTTCATATGTGATGTTAGTGCATTGGATCCCTCAAACTCCCCCCACCATCTCTGATAATGCTTCACATCAAGCGGGAGTTGTAGCTTTTGTATTCAACGAGGAGGGAGAG GTTCTAGTAGTTCAGGAAATGTGTGGCCCTTACAAAGATTTCGGGTTGTGGAAGATGCCAACAGGAAGAATTAACCAG GGGGAAGGCATTAAGGAAGGGGCCGTAAGAGAAGTTCAGGAAGAAACTGGG ATTAATACAGAATTTGTACAAGTGGTTGGGTTCAG GGATGGTCACAATACCCCTTTCGGAAAATCTGATCTACTCTTCGTGTGTATGTTGAGATCCCTTTCTTCTAATATTGTTGTGCAAGATACCAAAATTTCAGCAGCCAAG TGGATGGCGATGGAAGAATTTGCATCTCAACCTAATTTGAATCAGCGTGTGTGTTGCCAATGTCAACGGACAATGTGA